The region GAAAGCTTTTATAACACTTGAGGACAAAAGATTTTACAAGCATTTTGGTATAGATTTTTTACGTTTAATTAAAGCATTCTTTGTAAATATAAAAGAAGGTAAGTACACACAGGGTGCATCAACAATCACACAGCAATTAGCAAGAAATATGTTTCTTACTTTTGAGAAAACACTTGAAAGAAAAATAAAAGAGATTGTTTTAGCTTTAATAATAGAGAAAACCTTTACAAAAAATGAGATTCTTGAAAGATATTTAAATCAGATTTACTTTGGAGAAGGTATATACGGTATAAAAACAGCATGTAAACATTTTTTTGGTAAATCTCCGAAAAATGTAACATGGGCTGAAGCAGCTTTACTTGCTGCTATTCCCAAAAATGCCAATATTTATTCTCCCTTTAAAAATCCGGAACTTTCTAAAAAAAGAAGAGACTTTGTCCTTAAAGTTCTTTATGAAAATAAAGTTATAGATAAAAAAACTTATGAGGAAGCTTTAAAGGAACCCTTACCACAAAAACAGAATAAGGATAATGAATCTGTCAAAGGTATAGGAAGATATTATTTTGAGGAGGTTCGTAAATATATTAATTCTCTTTACGGAGAAGATTTTCTTTACAAAGAAGGAGTTAATATCAGACTTTCAATGGATTTAAGATTACAGAAAATAGCAGAAAAAATTGTTGATTCTATTTTACCTATTTATGATAAAAGAGTAAGAGCCTACCATAAAGGAAGATATAAAAAATCTGATTCTTTAAAACTGGAAGTCGCAATGATAGCAGTTGATGTTGAGACAGGTGATGTACTTGCTCTTATAGGTGGAAGAGACTTTTTAAAGTCACAGTTTAACAGAGCAATTCAGGCTAAAAGACAGGTGGGTTCAGCTTTTAAACCTTTTATATATCTTACAGCAATTAATTCAGGAATTTTTCCCGGTGATCCAGTTGAGGATTTACCTTATGTTATAGAAGATGATGGTTCAGGGAAACCATGGAAACCAAGGAATTTTGATGACCAGTTTATGGGTCT is a window of candidate division WOR-3 bacterium DNA encoding:
- a CDS encoding transglycosylase domain-containing protein — protein: MNLFSKKWISFSIIFIILTTGIFFGFYFYLSKDLPPLEMIYFYKPAKVTHVYDREGKIVYEFFTEKREPVPLDSISPFIQKAFITLEDKRFYKHFGIDFLRLIKAFFVNIKEGKYTQGASTITQQLARNMFLTFEKTLERKIKEIVLALIIEKTFTKNEILERYLNQIYFGEGIYGIKTACKHFFGKSPKNVTWAEAALLAAIPKNANIYSPFKNPELSKKRRDFVLKVLYENKVIDKKTYEEALKEPLPQKQNKDNESVKGIGRYYFEEVRKYINSLYGEDFLYKEGVNIRLSMDLRLQKIAEKIVDSILPIYDKRVRAYHKGRYKKSDSLKLEVAMIAVDVETGDVLALIGGRDFLKSQFNRAIQAKRQVGSAFKPFIYLTAINSGIFPGDPVEDLPYVIEDDGSGKPWKPRNFDDQFMGL